The Syngnathoides biaculeatus isolate LvHL_M chromosome 6, ASM1980259v1, whole genome shotgun sequence genome has a window encoding:
- the rlig1 gene encoding RNA ligase 1, whose protein sequence is MRRLGSVQQKVSCVFMTEVKEEPSKKRDCQGFQVVATTILNPAVLEADIKTALATEKVDGTCCYVTRYKGKPHLWARLDRKANKQAEKRFKKYQYSHRTSKGFLWNVVEDFKTVPDTWIPAHQVKHHNGHPVPDEHGHIPGWVPVEDGNKQYCWHSSVVDYGAGTVLLLRPVANNDYDTLEITAVPLTDLQEQTLELIGTNINGNPYGLGCKKQPVHLLVSHGSIRIRNPPPVDFQQLYSWFRSSTGGLVEGIVWHCSDGSLFKVHRHHLGMEWPAEGAHLGNKPVVVRVSGTTVAMGDNSKSLFVSFSRFNGRHFGHLRDIHFDL, encoded by the exons ATGCGACGTCTTGGCTCGGTCCAGCAGAAGGTGTCGTGTGTTTTTATGACGGAAGTCAAGGAAGAACCGTCGAAAAAACGTGATTGCCAA ggATTTCAGGTGGTTGCCACAACTATCCTGAACCCTGCTGTGCTTGAAGCTGACATTAAAACTGCACTGGCCACCGAAAAAGTAGACGGTACCTGCTGCTACGTTACACGCTACAAAG GGAAACCTCATCTCTGGGCTCGACTGGATAGGAAAGCCAATAAACAGGCGGAGAAGCGATTCAAGAAGTATCAGTATTCTCACAGGACCTCCAAAG GTTTCCTGTGGAATGTGGTGGAGGACTTTAAGACCGTGCCGGACACATGGATCCCAGCTCACCAAGTTAAACATCACAATGGTCATCCCGTCCCCGATGAACACGGACACATTCCAG GTTGGGTTCCGGTGGAGGATGGTAACAAGCAGTACTGTTGGCATTCGTCTGTGGTGGATTACGGCGCGGGGACCGTGTTGCTCCTCCGTCCCGTGGCCAACAATGACTACGACacgttggaaatcactgcagtGCCATTGACAGACCTCCAGGAACAAACTTTGGAGCTGATTGGTACCAACATCAATGGGAACCCTTACG GCTTGGGATGCAAGAAGCAGCCCGTTCACCTGCTAGTGTCCCACGGGAGCATCCGCATCCGGAACCCGCCACCGGTAGACTTCCAGCAGCTCTACTCATGGTTCCGCAGCAGCACAGGGGGTCTTGTGGAAGGTATCGTATGGCACTGCAGCGACGGCTCACTCTTCAAG GTTCACCGCCACCACCTGggcatggagtggccagccgaGGGCGCTCACCTGGGCAACAAGCCGGTGGTGGTCCGTGTGAGTGGGACAACGGTTGCGATGGGCGACAACAGCAAGAGCCTGTTCGTTTCATTCTCACGCTTCAATGGACGCCATTTCGGCCACCTGCGTGACATCCACTTTGACTTGTGA
- the lyve1b gene encoding lymphatic vessel endothelial hyaluronic receptor 1b isoform X2, producing the protein MLARLLMLMLASMLPKASQCQNATRVFLLIEGEDYTINFAAAPAACQSYHATVATTANVEEALQHGLETCKYGWVAEQVAVIPRLTAHSKCGSNKTGLVKWYARADQVFGVFCYSATALPQLSSWPTTSSSASSTTTPDPPPLPSSTPAPTSAFTKTTKAPPTWTPTPAAITTSSPPLPHRASSSTGDPLPSRAVTSSPAPAASSSSSSPSSSSTSASGSASTQQTPRPTDASMQVWRALIILKLGVGFVIATAAGVLCTYYKLKKGPFSSWAKHVDDVEVEMCKPTYSRTDLHHPLGDDDWDLEAQEEDARDRKYSSEIFLRVNPHLRSSNKMS; encoded by the exons ATGTTGGCTCGCTTGTTGATGCTGATGCTCGCTTCCATGCTCCCGAAAg CCTCCCAATGCCAGAACGCCACCAGGGTCTTCCTGCTCATCGAAGGGGAAGATTACACCATCAACTTTGCCGCCGCGCCCGCCGCCTGCCAATCGTATCACGCCACAGTGGCGACCACTGCCAATGTGGAGGAGGCGCTGCAACATGGCCTAGAAACCTGCAA GTATGGCTGGGTAGCAGAGCAGGTGGCTGTCATCCCGCGACTTACGGCGCACAGCAAATGCGGCAGCAACAAAACGGGACTGGTGAAGTGGTACGCCAGGGCGGACCAGGTTTTTGGCGTCTTCTGCTATTCTGCGACAG CTCTCCCGCAATTGTCCTCCTGGCCTACTACGTCATCCTCTGCCTCGTCCACAACAACACCCGACCCGCCTCCGCTCCCGTCCTCAACACCCGCACCCACCTCCGCGTTCACCAAAACCACAAAGGCCCCCCCGACCTGGACGCCGACCCCGGCTGCTATCACCACTTCCTCTCCACCTCTTCCTCACCGTGCGTCTTCCTCCACGGGCGATCCTCTTCCTTCTCGTGCCGTCACCTCATCACCCGCACCCGCCgcgtcctcctcatcctcatccccGTCCTCTTCGTCCACTTCGGCGTCAGGTTCTGCTTCCACTCAGCAGACCCCGAGGCCCACCGATGCCTCCATGCAAG TTTGGAGGGCCCTTATCATCCTAAAACTTGGTGTTGGGTTCGTGATTGCGACGGCAGCGGGAGTTTTGTGTACCTATTACAAACT TAAAAAAGGGCCCTTTAGCTCCTGGGCCAAGCACGTGGACGACGTGGAGGTCGAGATGTGCAAGCCCACCTACAGCCGGACGGACCTCCATCATCCGCTGGGAGATGACGACTGGGACTTAGAAGCGCAAGAAGAGGACGCAAGAGACAGAAAGTACTCGAGTGAGATCTTTCTGCGCGTCAACCCGCACTTGAGGAGTAGCAACAAAATGTCGTGA
- the lyve1b gene encoding lymphatic vessel endothelial hyaluronic receptor 1b isoform X1 produces the protein MPERHQGLPAHRRGRLHHQLCRRARRLPIVSRHSGDHCQCGGGAATWPRNLQVWLGSRAGGCHPATYGAQQMRQQQNGTGEVVRQGGPGFWRLLLFCDRVGTFFPMLVAVTLLWFWSTSTALPQLSSWPTTSSSASSTTTPDPPPLPSSTPAPTSAFTKTTKAPPTWTPTPAAITTSSPPLPHRASSSTGDPLPSRAVTSSPAPAASSSSSSPSSSSTSASGSASTQQTPRPTDASMQVWRALIILKLGVGFVIATAAGVLCTYYKLKKGPFSSWAKHVDDVEVEMCKPTYSRTDLHHPLGDDDWDLEAQEEDARDRKYSSEIFLRVNPHLRSSNKMS, from the exons ATGCCAGAACGCCACCAGGGTCTTCCTGCTCATCGAAGGGGAAGATTACACCATCAACTTTGCCGCCGCGCCCGCCGCCTGCCAATCGTATCACGCCACAGTGGCGACCACTGCCAATGTGGAGGAGGCGCTGCAACATGGCCTAGAAACCTGCAA GTATGGCTGGGTAGCAGAGCAGGTGGCTGTCATCCCGCGACTTACGGCGCACAGCAAATGCGGCAGCAACAAAACGGGACTGGTGAAGTGGTACGCCAGGGCGGACCAGGTTTTTGGCGTCTTCTGCTATTCTGCGACAG AGTTGGTACATTTTTCCCCATGCTGGTCgccgtcaccttattgtggtttTGGTCAACATCGACAGCTCTCCCGCAATTGTCCTCCTGGCCTACTACGTCATCCTCTGCCTCGTCCACAACAACACCCGACCCGCCTCCGCTCCCGTCCTCAACACCCGCACCCACCTCCGCGTTCACCAAAACCACAAAGGCCCCCCCGACCTGGACGCCGACCCCGGCTGCTATCACCACTTCCTCTCCACCTCTTCCTCACCGTGCGTCTTCCTCCACGGGCGATCCTCTTCCTTCTCGTGCCGTCACCTCATCACCCGCACCCGCCgcgtcctcctcatcctcatccccGTCCTCTTCGTCCACTTCGGCGTCAGGTTCTGCTTCCACTCAGCAGACCCCGAGGCCCACCGATGCCTCCATGCAAG TTTGGAGGGCCCTTATCATCCTAAAACTTGGTGTTGGGTTCGTGATTGCGACGGCAGCGGGAGTTTTGTGTACCTATTACAAACT TAAAAAAGGGCCCTTTAGCTCCTGGGCCAAGCACGTGGACGACGTGGAGGTCGAGATGTGCAAGCCCACCTACAGCCGGACGGACCTCCATCATCCGCTGGGAGATGACGACTGGGACTTAGAAGCGCAAGAAGAGGACGCAAGAGACAGAAAGTACTCGAGTGAGATCTTTCTGCGCGTCAACCCGCACTTGAGGAGTAGCAACAAAATGTCGTGA